The Brachyhypopomus gauderio isolate BG-103 chromosome 12, BGAUD_0.2, whole genome shotgun sequence genome window below encodes:
- the LOC143528816 gene encoding retinol dehydrogenase 7-like: MWMYLLALVVLYYVVRWYRELERVPDRNNKYVYITGCDSGFGNLLARHLDEKGFRVLAACFTAKGEDELKKSCSSRMSTISLDVRKPESIDKAAGFIKDLVGQKGLWAVVNNAGVSVPSGCCDWMTLKDYKGMLEVNLDGVIGVTLSVLPLIKQARGRVVNVSSVFGRISAVGGPYCVSKYGVEGFNDSLRRCMHAFGVKVLCIEPGFFKTMVTDSDCVIQNVKMLWEKMPKETRQDYGDGFISQVETLTKEKLSKFADGDLMKVVSCMEHAVSAVNPRTRYSPGWDAKFFWLPLSYVPTCVSDYILLKDRVRPAKAVI; this comes from the exons ATGTGGATGTACCTGCTGGCGCTGGTCGTGCTGTACTATGTAGTACGCTGGTACCGTGAGCTGGAGAGAGTTCCAGACAGAAACAACAAGTATGTGTACATCACTGGCTGTGACTCCGGCTTCGGAAACCTTCTAGCCCGCCATTTGGACGAGAAGGGCTTCCGTGTTTTGGCAGCATGCTTCACAGCGAAGGGAGAAGATGAGCTGAAGAAGTCCTGCTCCTCCAGGATGTCCACGATCTCCCTGGACGTCCGGAAGCCTGAAAGCATTGACAAGGCTGCAGGGTTCATCAAGGATCTAGTAGGGCAAAAAG GTCTGTGGGCCGTGGTCAATAATGCAGGCGTGTCGGTACCCTCGGGTTGCTGTGATTGGATGACCCTGAAGGACTACAAGGGGATGCTGGAGGTCAACTTGGATGGAGTCATTGGGGTGACTCTAAGTGTCCTCCCACTCATCAAGCAAGCCAGGGGTCGTGTCGTCAACGTGTCCAGCGTGTTTGGGAGGATCAGTGCAGTTGGGGGACCGTACTGCGTGTCTAAATATGGCGTGGAAGGATTCAATGACAGCCTCAG GAGGTGCATGCACGCGTTTGGAGTGAAAGTACTGTGTATCGAACCCGGTTTCTTCAAGACCATGGTGACTGACTCAGACTGTGTAATCCAAAATGTTAAAATGCTTTGGGAGAAAATGCCAAAAGAGACTAGGCAGGACTATGGAGACGGTTTTATAAGCCAAG TGGAGACGCTCACAAAAGAGAAACTCAGCAAGTTTGCAGACGGTGACTTGATGAAAGTTGTGAGTTGCATGGAACACGCCGTCTCTGCTGTGAACCCGCGGACCCGTTACTCTCCCGGCTGGGACGCAAAATTCTTCTGGCTGCCCCTGTCCTATGTCCCAACCTGTGTTTCTGACTACATCTTGCTGAAAGACAGAGTTAGACCAGCCAAGGCGGTCATCTAG